Genomic window (Akkermansiaceae bacterium):
TCTGGTCGCATGTGCTCCCGCTTCCAAACCAGCTCCGGTCCGTCCGGCGGGGCGGGCTGCAGTAGCTCCCGGCCAGGCTGCCAGCAGCGGGCTCTCCGCATCAGCCAAACAGAAGATCGGTCACAAAATCTGGATCAATGAATCAGGAGGGAAAATCACCGGCCTCACACACTGGAACGATGGGGAGGAGTTCCCCTCCATGGGGATCGGTCATTTCATCTGGTATCCCCAGGGCTTCAAAGGCCGGTGGACCGAATCATTTCCGCTTTTTGTCCGTTATGCCCAGCAACGTGGAAGTGCCGGAATCCCGGCATGGGTCACGGCTGGCAAACACTGTCCATGGTCTAACAAAACCGCTTTCCAGCGCGATTTCAACGGTCCCAAACTCACATCCTTGCGCACCTGGCTGGCTAACAACGTGGCATTGCAGACCGACTATATCATTGCCACTAGTCGCCAGGCTCTTCCCAAAATATTGGCATCCGCCCCGGCCGCACATCGCGCACGCATCCAGGCGAATTATCACAAGGTGTCAACCACCTCAAACGGCACCTATGCCTTGATCGACTATGTCAATTTCAAAGGCGATGGCACCAATCCCTCCGAGCGTTACCAAGGCCAGGGCTGGGGGCTGATGTGGGTGCTGATGGAAATGCGTGATGTCCCCGCCGGACAGGCCGCTGCCGCCGAATTCGCGTCTGCTGCGAAACGGTGCCTCGACCGCCGTGTCCGTAATTCCCCACCGGCCCGCGGCGAGAAACGCTGGACCGCAGGCTGGCATAACCGCTGCGACACCTACGCCAAACCTCTGTAGACCGCTGGAGCCGTTTAAGTCTGGTATTTGGTATTTGGAGTTTAACACCCGCAACCACTGCCACACGAGTGGCCTCCACCCTTGGCCCCTTTATCCTTTGCTGGCGCCGGTTTGGATTTGGCTCCACCGTCGCTGGATGCCCCCTTTTTATAGGAGTCACTGCGATAGTCGGTCTGGTAAAATCCAGTACCTTTGAAAATAACACCAGCGCCGGTGCCGAGCAGTCGTTTGACTTTTCCCGGACAACCGTCTTGCGGGCAATCCTCAAGCTTGGGATCACTCATTTTCTGAAAAACCTCGAAAACGTGGTTACAT
Coding sequences:
- a CDS encoding zinc ribbon domain-containing protein; the encoded protein is MPNYDYRCDQCNHVFEVFQKMSDPKLEDCPQDGCPGKVKRLLGTGAGVIFKGTGFYQTDYRSDSYKKGASSDGGAKSKPAPAKDKGAKGGGHSCGSGCGC